Sequence from the Armatimonadota bacterium genome:
CCCGTGTCTCTCGTGCTGACGGAACATAGCCGCAGGCGCGTTCCCGGCTAGGGCAGGAGCTTGCTGGGCGGGTCTCGAAATATGAGGCTGAGGACACGTCGCGGGGGTGGTGCCAATGGCTCAGAAGATATTCACCCGTCACGGCCGGGGGCCGCTGCTGACCCCGAAGGACTTGCCGATCGAGGTGGACGCCGTCTTCAATCCCGGCGTCGCCGAGGTGGACGGCGAGGTCGTGCTGCTGCTGCGGATCGAGGATCGCACCGGGATCTCGCAGATTCGCGTCGCGCGCAGCGCCAACGGCGTGGACAACTGGAAGATCGCCGACAAGCCCTTGCTGGAGCCGGACCTGCCCGAGTTCCCGTTCGAGGAGTGGGGGTGTGAGGACGCGCGGGTGACGCGCACCGGGCCGCGGGAATGGGTCATCGCCTACACCGCCTATTCGCGTTACGGCCCGGCGGTGGCGCTGGCGACGACGTCTGACTTCGACAGCGTAACGCGCCTGGGGGTGATGCTGCCGCCGACCAACAAGGACGCGGCGGTCTTCCCCCAAGCCTTCGATGGCACGCAGATCCTGCTTCACCGCCCGGTCACCGGGGGGCAGGAGCACATTTGGTATGCGTGCTCGTCAGCGGGCTTTTCGTACTGGAGCCAACCGGGGGTGCTGCTGGCGGACCGCGGAGGGCCGTGGTGGGACGGGCTGCGCATCGGCGTCGGTGCGCCGCCGATACGCACCGCTGAGGGGTGGCTGCTGATTTACCACGGCGTCAAGGACATGGCCGGCCGCCCGGTGTATCGGCTGGGCCTCGCCCTGCTCGAGCGAGACAACCCGCGCCGGGCGATTGCGCGCGCCTCCCAGTGGGTGTTCGCGCCGGAGGCC
This genomic interval carries:
- a CDS encoding glycosidase codes for the protein MAQKIFTRHGRGPLLTPKDLPIEVDAVFNPGVAEVDGEVVLLLRIEDRTGISQIRVARSANGVDNWKIADKPLLEPDLPEFPFEEWGCEDARVTRTGPREWVIAYTAYSRYGPAVALATTSDFDSVTRLGVMLPPTNKDAAVFPQAFDGTQILLHRPVTGGQEHIWYACSSAGFSYWSQPGVLLADRGGPWWDGLRIGVGAPPIRTAEGWLLIYHGVKDMAGRPVYRLGLALLERDNPRRAIARASQWVFAPEADWEQRGLIPNVVYTCGALVRGDEVWMYYGAADTVIGLARATLSDLLAFVREHNFLDRVGPEKGTGP